One segment of Nitrospirota bacterium DNA contains the following:
- a CDS encoding nitroreductase family protein, with translation MSAMEILYSRRSIRKYTTEAVSGQALHDILEAAMSAPSAGNQQPWHFIVINDRKLLDQIPSLHPHSLMCRESSMAILVCGDPSLEKHVGYWVQDCAAATENLLLAIHAVGLGGVWVGVYPREDRVTGFRKLFGIPEQVIPFALIPIGHPAEEKPPRSDRYNQSRIHNNTW, from the coding sequence ATGAGCGCTATGGAGATACTCTATTCACGCAGGAGCATTCGCAAATATACCACAGAAGCGGTTTCAGGACAGGCCTTGCATGACATACTTGAGGCCGCCATGAGCGCACCGTCAGCAGGCAACCAGCAGCCCTGGCATTTTATCGTCATAAACGACAGAAAACTGTTAGACCAGATACCTTCTCTGCACCCCCATTCCCTCATGTGCCGGGAATCATCGATGGCAATCCTTGTCTGCGGAGATCCGTCACTCGAAAAACATGTCGGATACTGGGTTCAGGACTGTGCGGCGGCCACGGAGAACCTTCTTCTGGCAATCCATGCAGTCGGGCTTGGAGGAGTATGGGTAGGGGTGTACCCCAGGGAAGATCGCGTTACCGGGTTCCGCAAACTTTTCGGCATCCCTGAGCAGGTGATACCCTTTGCCTTGATCCCAATCGGCCATCCGGCTGAAGAAAAACCACCCCGGTCTGACCGGTACAATCAGTCGCGTATTCATAACAACACGTGGTAA
- a CDS encoding M20/M25/M40 family metallo-hydrolase, whose product MLTSMRKELLINKKRLICTFMDLININSPSFEEGRIGDHLEDAFRGLGFRVTRQSYDRSFNIIAFKKGSLKKAAPLLLSAHMDTIEPTEGIRYAIKGNVIRSVGETVLGADDKSAIAQILEAMTVMKKQDIPHGDIEVVLTSAEEKGLFGAKGLDFRKIKSRFALVLDSGGPVGRIVVSAPTQISYEMRVVGRPAHAGIEPERGINAIRVAAEIIAAVPDGRIDSVTTANIGLIRGGTATNVVPKEVLIHGEVRSHDSGALRTVKNAIFDSAKNIAKKRSAKVHIKAREEYRTFRISEKEPFLAFMDSIFLKSGIEPEHTATGGGSDANIFNQHGIVTLNLSTGMQKVHSHDEFIHIDDLLNGSIVVAAAVRDFVEFRK is encoded by the coding sequence ATGCTTACATCTATGCGAAAAGAACTGCTCATCAACAAAAAACGTCTGATCTGCACCTTCATGGACCTTATCAATATCAACTCTCCATCCTTTGAAGAGGGACGCATTGGCGACCACCTTGAAGACGCATTTCGTGGCCTTGGATTCAGGGTAACCAGGCAGAGCTATGACAGATCGTTCAATATTATAGCCTTCAAGAAAGGCAGTCTGAAAAAAGCTGCACCGCTTCTGCTCAGCGCACATATGGATACAATCGAGCCGACAGAGGGCATACGCTATGCGATAAAGGGAAATGTCATAAGGTCTGTCGGCGAAACAGTCCTTGGCGCAGACGACAAAAGCGCCATAGCCCAGATTCTCGAGGCAATGACAGTGATGAAGAAGCAGGATATCCCTCATGGTGATATCGAGGTTGTCCTGACTTCAGCAGAAGAGAAGGGACTCTTTGGCGCCAAGGGCCTTGATTTCAGAAAAATAAAAAGCAGATTTGCCCTTGTGCTCGACTCAGGCGGTCCGGTCGGCAGGATCGTTGTTTCTGCTCCGACGCAGATCAGTTATGAGATGCGGGTTGTAGGGAGGCCTGCGCATGCCGGTATCGAGCCGGAGAGAGGCATCAACGCCATACGAGTTGCCGCGGAGATCATTGCGGCAGTCCCTGACGGAAGAATTGATTCAGTGACAACTGCGAATATCGGGTTAATCCGGGGAGGCACTGCGACGAATGTTGTCCCCAAAGAGGTCCTGATCCATGGTGAAGTGAGAAGCCATGATTCCGGTGCGCTGCGAACGGTCAAGAACGCTATCTTCGATTCGGCAAAAAACATTGCAAAAAAGAGAAGTGCAAAGGTGCATATCAAAGCCCGCGAAGAATACCGGACATTCAGGATCAGCGAAAAGGAGCCTTTCCTTGCCTTTATGGATTCGATATTCCTGAAGTCAGGGATAGAGCCGGAGCATACGGCGACCGGCGGCGGCTCTGACGCCAATATCTTTAATCAGCACGGGATCGTAACTCTCAACCTTTCCACCGGTATGCAGAAGGTCCACTCCCACGATGAATTTATCCATATCGACGACCTTCTGAACGGAAGCATTGTTGTTGCTGCTGCGGTCAGAGATTTCGTCGAGTTCAGGAAATAG
- a CDS encoding M3 family oligoendopeptidase gives MNDKEPQGKNVVWNLKHLFLGDDDPRIEEQKRLIKKKSYAFINKWKGRRDYLKDPAVLKEALDEYERWMRNYGSDGNPGYYFWLRNQIDRNNTDLKAQLNKIEEFSRNIGNDIQFFHLRIAKIPRSLQKKFLAYKGLRTYRHYLDRIFAESQYMLSEPEEKIMNLKSSTSYGNWVRMTSDFLSREERKVLLEDGSYAAKPLPDISSLTKSRNRKVRDTAAKAFNDIMSCNVDIAEVEINSVLANKKVDDELRGVPRPDLLRHISDDMESETVDALIRAVSGRYDISRRFYELKAELMGVRVLKYHERNVEYGSIETKYPYDRSVKLTRKVFAGLDPQFADIFDGFLGSGQFDVYPRKGKGSGAFCVHHLISQPTYILLNHTGILSDVLTLAHELGHGINNELIRQKHHALNFGTPTSTAEVASTFMEDFVLKEILRQADDELRLSIMMMKLNDEVSTICRQVACYQFEQELHLIFRAKGYLSKLEIGKLFQKHMAAYMGDAVEQSAGSENWWVYWSHIRQFFYVYSYAGGLLISKSLQNSVQGDPKFITKVKEFLSAGLSDSPKNIFMKMGIDITDRGFWDKGLDEIEVLLQETRELALKLKKIRKKR, from the coding sequence ATGAATGATAAAGAGCCGCAGGGCAAAAACGTCGTCTGGAACCTGAAGCATCTTTTTCTGGGCGACGATGATCCGCGCATTGAAGAGCAGAAGAGGCTGATCAAGAAGAAGAGTTATGCGTTTATCAATAAGTGGAAAGGGCGCAGGGATTACCTGAAAGACCCTGCCGTGCTTAAAGAGGCGCTGGATGAGTATGAGCGCTGGATGAGGAATTACGGTTCAGACGGCAATCCTGGCTATTATTTCTGGCTCAGAAACCAGATCGATCGAAATAATACTGACCTCAAGGCACAGCTCAACAAGATCGAAGAATTCAGCAGGAATATCGGCAATGATATTCAGTTTTTCCACCTCAGAATCGCAAAGATACCCCGCTCCCTGCAGAAGAAATTCCTTGCATATAAGGGTCTCCGCACATATCGTCATTACCTCGACCGTATTTTTGCAGAGTCCCAGTATATGCTCTCCGAACCGGAAGAGAAGATCATGAACCTCAAATCCTCCACTTCTTACGGCAACTGGGTAAGAATGACGTCCGACTTTCTCTCCCGTGAGGAGCGCAAGGTCCTGCTTGAAGACGGCAGTTATGCCGCAAAACCCCTTCCGGATATCTCAAGCCTGACGAAAAGCAGAAACAGGAAAGTGCGTGATACTGCTGCAAAGGCGTTCAATGATATCATGAGCTGCAACGTCGATATCGCAGAGGTCGAGATCAACTCCGTGCTTGCGAACAAGAAAGTTGACGATGAACTGAGAGGGGTCCCCCGGCCGGATCTGCTTAGGCATATCAGCGATGACATGGAGAGTGAGACGGTCGATGCGCTGATACGGGCTGTTTCCGGGCGCTATGATATCTCCCGCCGCTTTTATGAACTGAAGGCCGAACTCATGGGTGTAAGGGTCCTGAAATATCATGAGAGAAATGTTGAATACGGCTCGATAGAGACGAAATATCCGTATGACAGATCAGTGAAACTTACCAGAAAGGTCTTTGCCGGTCTTGATCCGCAGTTTGCCGATATTTTTGACGGGTTTCTCGGCAGCGGGCAGTTCGACGTGTATCCGAGAAAGGGCAAGGGCAGCGGCGCCTTCTGTGTGCATCATCTTATATCCCAGCCGACCTATATCCTTCTGAACCACACGGGTATTCTCTCTGATGTGCTGACGCTTGCTCATGAGCTTGGCCATGGTATCAATAATGAGCTGATCCGGCAGAAGCATCATGCACTGAACTTCGGCACGCCTACTTCGACTGCGGAAGTTGCCAGCACCTTTATGGAAGACTTTGTCTTGAAGGAGATCCTGCGGCAGGCTGATGACGAACTCAGACTGAGCATCATGATGATGAAACTCAACGATGAAGTCTCAACCATCTGCAGGCAGGTTGCCTGCTACCAATTCGAGCAGGAGCTTCACCTTATCTTTAGAGCGAAGGGCTACCTTTCGAAGCTTGAGATCGGCAAGCTCTTCCAGAAGCATATGGCGGCTTATATGGGCGATGCAGTTGAGCAGTCAGCAGGATCCGAGAACTGGTGGGTCTACTGGAGTCATATTCGCCAGTTCTTTTATGTGTATTCCTACGCCGGCGGGCTCCTTATCTCAAAGTCGCTTCAGAACTCTGTTCAGGGGGACCCGAAGTTCATTACGAAGGTAAAGGAATTTCTGTCCGCAGGTCTTTCGGACAGCCCGAAGAATATATTCATGAAGATGGGCATTGATATCACAGACCGCGGGTTCTGGGATAAAGGACTGGATGAGATTGAAGTCCTGCTTCAGGAGACAAGGGAATTAGCATTGAAACTGAAGAAGATCAGAAAGAAACGATAA
- a CDS encoding fused MFS/spermidine synthase has product MLMYAGTIFIGAFLLFQIQPMIAKMILPWFGGSAAVWITCMLFFQTWLLAGYIYAHILVRYLKPRLQMLTHAVLLCTSLLILPIVPASGWKPTGSEAPILRILGLLTVSVGLPYFLLSTTSPLLQAWYSRKYKTALPYRLFALSNLASLLGLLVYPFLVEPTITIRQQSTGWSSAYAVFVIIAIATAWISRHVRADDICSVSEQSATDHPECQSPSFTEKLLWLALAACASTMLLAVTNHLTQNVTSIPFLWILPLSLYLLSFILCFDYENLYSRNAYLWIIAMALGVMAYGLVNWNARMSLMLVIISFSAGLFACCMFCHGELVKRKPHSRFLTSFYLMLSAGGALGGLIVGLAAPTLFSGYYELPASLAACAILLFIVHIRRRWYNVAGTLLVVGVILACGYYVYTYQQTARAMVRNFYGMLRVNEYDKGEEIETRRLVHGSITHGVQFIDPEWRRDPIAYYAPESGVGMAIKHLRKPSLQVGVVGLGAGTLAAYAEPGDLFRFYEINPLVEKLAREEFTYLSDCRGTAEIILGDARLSLEQEKDRIYDLLVVDAFSGDSIPAHLLTTQALELYFRHLGPDGVLALHISNAHLNLEPVVEKLGSALGKQAVMISSTEDETEEIYSSDWVLMTSAPLKSPEIAKAAGTLKSDPAMRVWTDDYSNLFQILKKKRFWQ; this is encoded by the coding sequence ATGCTTATGTATGCCGGAACAATATTTATTGGTGCTTTTCTGCTCTTCCAGATACAGCCGATGATCGCCAAGATGATCCTCCCCTGGTTTGGTGGCTCTGCCGCAGTCTGGATCACCTGTATGCTATTTTTTCAGACCTGGCTGCTGGCAGGTTATATCTATGCACACATCCTCGTGCGTTATCTGAAGCCCAGGCTCCAGATGCTGACTCATGCAGTTCTGCTCTGCACAAGCCTTCTTATATTGCCCATTGTTCCTGCTTCCGGCTGGAAGCCGACGGGCAGTGAAGCTCCGATTCTGCGCATCCTTGGCCTGCTGACCGTCTCTGTCGGACTCCCGTATTTCCTGCTCTCCACGACAAGCCCGCTTCTTCAGGCCTGGTACAGCAGAAAATATAAGACAGCGCTGCCCTATCGCCTCTTTGCCCTTTCCAACCTGGCATCACTGCTGGGACTGCTTGTCTATCCTTTTCTTGTTGAACCGACAATTACGATCAGGCAGCAGTCAACCGGCTGGTCGTCGGCATATGCCGTATTTGTGATTATTGCCATCGCCACGGCTTGGATCAGCAGGCATGTAAGGGCAGATGATATCTGTTCGGTCAGCGAACAGTCTGCAACAGACCATCCCGAATGCCAGTCTCCGTCCTTTACGGAAAAACTGCTCTGGCTTGCCCTTGCCGCCTGCGCCTCGACCATGCTCCTTGCTGTGACCAATCATCTCACGCAGAATGTCACTTCTATCCCGTTTCTCTGGATACTGCCGCTAAGTCTTTATCTCCTGAGCTTTATTCTCTGTTTTGATTATGAGAACCTGTACAGCAGAAACGCGTATCTCTGGATCATTGCCATGGCATTAGGGGTAATGGCATACGGACTGGTCAACTGGAATGCCAGGATGAGCCTGATGCTGGTCATCATCTCGTTTTCCGCCGGACTCTTCGCCTGCTGTATGTTCTGTCATGGCGAACTGGTAAAGCGGAAGCCCCATTCACGGTTTCTTACCTCGTTCTACCTCATGCTGTCAGCCGGCGGTGCACTGGGAGGCCTTATCGTAGGTCTTGCAGCCCCCACGCTCTTTTCAGGATATTATGAACTGCCGGCTTCACTTGCTGCCTGCGCGATCCTTCTCTTTATCGTTCATATCCGGAGAAGGTGGTACAATGTGGCAGGCACCCTTCTGGTGGTTGGGGTCATACTCGCCTGCGGCTACTATGTCTATACCTACCAGCAGACCGCCCGGGCCATGGTCAGAAATTTCTACGGCATGCTGCGCGTCAACGAATACGACAAAGGAGAGGAGATCGAGACCCGAAGACTTGTCCATGGCTCGATTACCCACGGAGTTCAGTTCATCGATCCTGAGTGGCGGCGTGATCCGATAGCCTATTACGCTCCGGAATCCGGTGTCGGCATGGCGATAAAGCATCTCAGAAAACCTTCGCTGCAGGTCGGTGTTGTAGGCCTCGGCGCCGGAACTCTGGCAGCATACGCCGAACCTGGCGACCTCTTCCGCTTTTATGAGATCAATCCCCTTGTCGAGAAGCTCGCCAGGGAAGAGTTTACCTATCTGTCGGATTGCCGCGGCACTGCAGAGATTATTCTTGGAGACGCCCGTCTTTCTCTTGAGCAGGAAAAGGACCGGATATATGACCTGCTGGTAGTAGATGCGTTCTCCGGAGACTCCATTCCCGCCCATCTGCTTACCACACAGGCGCTTGAGCTTTATTTCCGCCACCTCGGGCCCGATGGAGTCCTTGCGCTGCACATTTCCAATGCCCACCTTAATCTGGAACCGGTTGTCGAAAAACTCGGCAGCGCACTTGGCAAGCAGGCGGTCATGATCAGCAGCACGGAAGACGAAACTGAGGAGATCTATTCTTCAGACTGGGTTTTGATGACCTCAGCGCCGCTGAAATCTCCTGAAATTGCCAAGGCTGCAGGAACGCTGAAATCAGATCCTGCGATGCGCGTCTGGACCGATGACTACAGCAACCTCTTTCAGATCCTGAAAAAGAAGCGTTTTTGGCAATAA
- a CDS encoding response regulator — MNDLPKGGCETILVAEDDEALRRLASTVLSEFGYTVILAEDGADAIEKFRANNDAIRLVILDMLMPVKNGKEAYDDIKALNPDIRALFASGYTADIINKETLLDSHLDFIMKPLSPIDLLRKVREILDR; from the coding sequence ATGAATGATTTGCCCAAGGGCGGCTGCGAAACCATATTAGTTGCCGAGGATGACGAAGCTCTCAGAAGGCTGGCCAGCACTGTTTTGTCTGAGTTTGGCTATACAGTGATTCTTGCTGAAGACGGTGCTGATGCCATCGAGAAATTCAGGGCCAATAACGATGCAATACGGCTGGTGATCCTCGATATGCTGATGCCGGTCAAAAACGGCAAGGAAGCCTATGACGACATAAAAGCGCTCAACCCGGATATTCGTGCGCTGTTTGCAAGCGGCTATACTGCGGACATTATAAATAAAGAGACCCTTCTGGACTCTCATCTCGATTTTATCATGAAACCTCTGTCTCCCATAGACCTCCTCCGTAAAGTCCGCGAAATATTAGACCGCTAG
- a CDS encoding formate--tetrahydrofolate ligase, with translation MPYDATKLADWQISEEAEKNMPSPEQWREKLGLQKDEILPMGRLAKLDFLKIFNRLKGNPDGKYIEVTAITPTPLGEGKSTTSCGLMEGLGKRGMNVGGTLSQPSGGPTMNVKGTAAGGGNSLLIPMTEFSLGLTGDINDIMNAHNLAMVAMTSRMQHERNYNDEQLQRLTKMRRLDIDPTRVEMGWIIDFCAQSLRNIIIGMGGRTDGYMMQSKFGIAVGSECMAILAIANDLADLKQRLNNITVAFDKSGKPVTTGDLEVGNAMAAFMRNTINPTLMCTAEYNPCLVHAGPFANIAVGQSSIIADRIGLKMFDYHVTESGFAADIGFEKFWNVKARIGGLKPNVSVLTTTVRALKMHGGGPKVVAGKALSDEYTKENIGLVEKGCANMVHMINVIRKSGINPVVCVNRFYTDTDAEVAAVKRAAEAAGARCAESQHWLKGGDGALELADAVIDACKEDNDFRFLYPLEMKLRDRVALIAKEVYGADGVSWLPEAEAKAKMLEDDPQYADYATMMVKTHLSLSHDPTLKGVPKGWTLPIRDILIYSGAKFLCPCAGTITLMPGTASNPAFRRIDVDTDTGKVSGLF, from the coding sequence ATGCCGTATGATGCAACGAAGTTAGCCGACTGGCAGATTTCCGAGGAAGCGGAAAAGAATATGCCTTCCCCTGAGCAGTGGCGCGAAAAACTGGGACTACAGAAGGACGAGATACTTCCTATGGGCCGCCTGGCCAAATTAGACTTTCTCAAGATCTTTAACCGTCTCAAAGGCAACCCTGACGGTAAATACATTGAGGTGACTGCCATAACCCCTACGCCTCTGGGAGAAGGCAAAAGCACCACGTCCTGCGGCCTGATGGAAGGCCTCGGAAAGCGCGGCATGAATGTCGGCGGCACGCTCAGTCAGCCCTCCGGCGGCCCTACCATGAATGTTAAGGGGACGGCTGCAGGCGGCGGAAACTCCCTTTTGATCCCGATGACCGAATTTTCCCTGGGCCTCACAGGCGATATCAATGACATCATGAACGCGCACAACCTGGCGATGGTGGCTATGACGTCGCGCATGCAGCACGAGCGCAACTACAATGACGAGCAGTTGCAGCGGCTTACCAAAATGCGGCGTCTTGACATTGATCCTACCCGTGTGGAAATGGGATGGATCATCGACTTCTGCGCCCAGAGTCTGCGCAATATCATAATCGGCATGGGCGGCAGGACAGACGGCTATATGATGCAGTCGAAGTTTGGTATCGCAGTCGGTTCCGAATGCATGGCCATCCTGGCAATTGCCAACGACCTCGCAGACCTGAAACAACGCCTCAACAATATCACGGTTGCCTTTGATAAGAGCGGCAAGCCTGTTACCACAGGCGATCTTGAAGTCGGCAATGCCATGGCTGCTTTCATGCGCAACACCATCAACCCTACGCTTATGTGCACGGCAGAATACAACCCCTGCCTCGTACATGCCGGTCCTTTTGCCAATATCGCAGTGGGGCAGTCCTCGATCATTGCTGACCGTATAGGACTGAAGATGTTCGACTATCACGTGACCGAGTCAGGCTTTGCCGCAGACATCGGTTTCGAGAAGTTCTGGAACGTCAAGGCGCGCATAGGCGGCCTCAAGCCTAATGTCTCGGTGCTCACCACCACGGTCCGCGCCCTGAAGATGCATGGCGGCGGCCCCAAGGTAGTTGCCGGCAAGGCTTTGTCAGACGAATACACGAAGGAGAATATCGGACTGGTCGAAAAAGGCTGCGCCAACATGGTCCATATGATCAATGTTATCCGCAAATCAGGCATCAATCCGGTTGTCTGCGTAAACCGGTTCTATACGGACACCGATGCCGAAGTTGCCGCTGTCAAGAGGGCTGCTGAAGCTGCCGGAGCCCGCTGCGCTGAATCACAGCACTGGCTCAAAGGTGGTGACGGCGCGCTGGAACTGGCCGACGCAGTCATTGACGCCTGCAAGGAAGACAACGACTTCAGGTTCCTCTATCCGCTTGAGATGAAGCTGCGCGACCGCGTAGCGCTTATCGCCAAAGAGGTCTACGGCGCTGACGGCGTTTCCTGGCTGCCTGAAGCCGAGGCAAAGGCCAAGATGCTTGAAGACGATCCCCAGTATGCCGACTATGCCACCATGATGGTCAAGACACACCTGAGCCTGTCACACGACCCAACGCTCAAGGGAGTTCCGAAGGGCTGGACGCTGCCGATCAGAGATATCCTGATTTACTCCGGCGCCAAGTTCCTCTGCCCGTGCGCAGGCACCATCACCCTGATGCCCGGAACAGCATCCAACCCGGCATTCAGGAGAATTGACGTGGACACTGACACCGGAAAGGTGAGCGGGCTGTTCTAA
- a CDS encoding peptidylprolyl isomerase, which produces MIRNKIVYPLIFLFVLTSYVQATFLLDRVVAVVNQDVITWSELYRFMEVDASPAVKALPEEERKKIFLNNETLFLESLIELRLQVQEAANSRVKVVGEEVKETIEGIKKKYGMTDSQFQDSLKSEGYTFEEYKRRLVDQLLQSKIVNQQVRSKVLVSDADVDNFMKENKDMSSSAGSYHIRQIFFKKPKDPAERALVEEKALAVYAKAGQGQDFAELARLHSEDATRNSGGDLGYIEKGILGKEFLGALSAMKQGDVSKPFWSDRGMHILMLEETAAPRSAAELKEDAKIQLQEKLFNEKYKAWIKSLREKSFIDIRL; this is translated from the coding sequence ATGATCAGAAATAAAATTGTATATCCCCTGATATTTCTTTTTGTTTTGACGTCGTATGTACAGGCAACGTTTCTTCTTGACCGTGTTGTCGCTGTCGTCAATCAGGACGTTATCACCTGGAGCGAACTCTACCGCTTTATGGAAGTTGACGCCTCCCCGGCGGTGAAGGCCCTGCCCGAGGAGGAGAGAAAAAAGATTTTTCTCAATAACGAGACCCTTTTTCTCGAAAGTCTTATTGAGTTAAGGCTGCAGGTCCAGGAGGCGGCAAACAGCAGGGTAAAGGTTGTAGGTGAGGAAGTAAAGGAGACCATCGAGGGGATCAAAAAGAAATACGGCATGACGGATTCCCAGTTTCAGGATTCTCTGAAGTCGGAGGGGTATACCTTTGAGGAATACAAAAGGCGTCTTGTCGACCAGTTGCTGCAGAGCAAGATTGTGAATCAGCAGGTCCGCAGTAAAGTCCTGGTAAGTGATGCTGATGTTGATAATTTCATGAAGGAGAATAAGGATATGAGCAGCAGCGCCGGCTCTTATCATATCCGCCAGATCTTTTTCAAAAAGCCGAAGGATCCGGCCGAAAGGGCCTTGGTAGAAGAAAAGGCACTTGCAGTGTATGCAAAGGCCGGGCAGGGTCAGGATTTCGCTGAATTGGCACGCCTGCATTCCGAGGATGCAACCAGGAATTCGGGAGGAGATCTCGGGTATATTGAAAAGGGAATTTTAGGGAAGGAGTTTCTCGGCGCACTGTCTGCCATGAAGCAGGGGGATGTAAGTAAACCCTTCTGGAGTGACAGAGGTATGCATATACTCATGCTTGAGGAGACGGCTGCTCCGAGATCTGCGGCTGAGCTTAAAGAGGACGCGAAGATACAGCTTCAGGAGAAGCTCTTTAACGAAAAATACAAGGCCTGGATCAAGTCGCTGCGCGAGAAATCGTTTATCGATATCCGGCTCTGA
- a CDS encoding phosphoribosylglycinamide formyltransferase — protein sequence MELMSVGVLASGRGSNFQSIIDAIEAGSLKAKIVLLITDNPNAFAIERAKKHGIETLIMVPKQYAGRSDYYTAVVRELKIREVGLVVLAGFMRIIGKPLIEAYRDRVMNIHPALLPSFPGLHGQKQAQDYGVRISGCTVHFVDEGMDTGPIIIQAAVPVSFEDTEESLSERILKLEHKIFPEAIRLFSEGRLEVVGRKVKIAGAAPDKSSLVFPPLD from the coding sequence ATGGAACTGATGAGTGTCGGCGTTCTTGCCTCAGGGAGGGGGTCGAATTTTCAATCTATTATCGATGCCATAGAAGCGGGCAGTCTTAAGGCGAAGATCGTTCTTTTGATTACGGACAACCCCAATGCCTTTGCCATTGAGCGGGCAAAGAAGCACGGCATCGAAACGCTTATCATGGTCCCGAAGCAATATGCCGGGCGAAGCGATTACTATACGGCTGTTGTGAGGGAACTGAAGATCCGGGAGGTTGGGCTGGTGGTGCTTGCCGGCTTCATGAGGATCATCGGCAAACCGCTTATCGAGGCGTACCGGGACAGGGTCATGAATATCCATCCTGCCCTCCTGCCGTCATTTCCCGGACTGCACGGCCAGAAACAGGCTCAGGACTACGGGGTCAGAATATCGGGTTGTACGGTGCATTTTGTTGACGAAGGCATGGATACGGGCCCCATCATTATTCAGGCGGCAGTCCCTGTTTCCTTTGAAGATACGGAAGAGTCCCTTTCTGAACGAATACTGAAGCTCGAACATAAGATATTCCCTGAGGCGATCAGACTTTTTTCCGAAGGCAGGCTTGAAGTCGTAGGCAGGAAAGTAAAAATTGCCGGTGCTGCTCCGGACAAGAGTTCTCTCGTCTTCCCCCCGCTTGATTAG
- a CDS encoding sigma-70 family RNA polymerase sigma factor: MGLIRKGDAKAFELLVARHQRAVYNIALRFLRDSDEAEDLTQDVFIRIYKAAATYSPEAKFTTWLYTIVRNLCFNVLRSRKQAVLMSVDDEAMPELSEKGDNPLERITRQEVRERVMHAVGKLPDNMRLAVLLSKYQGLSYDEIAGVMGCSVTAIKLRVHRAKAILAAELSDLRDETGDN, from the coding sequence ATGGGGCTGATCAGAAAAGGCGATGCAAAGGCCTTTGAACTCCTTGTTGCCCGCCATCAGCGTGCTGTTTATAATATTGCCCTTCGCTTTCTTCGCGATTCAGACGAGGCAGAGGATCTGACGCAGGATGTTTTCATCCGGATCTATAAGGCGGCAGCAACGTATAGCCCTGAGGCCAAATTCACGACCTGGCTTTATACCATCGTCAGAAATCTCTGTTTTAACGTCCTCAGGAGCAGGAAACAGGCTGTACTCATGTCAGTTGACGATGAGGCTATGCCGGAGCTTTCAGAAAAGGGCGACAATCCTCTGGAGCGTATCACCAGGCAGGAGGTAAGGGAAAGGGTGATGCATGCCGTGGGCAAACTGCCTGACAATATGAGGCTGGCTGTGCTTTTGAGCAAGTATCAGGGCCTCTCGTATGACGAGATTGCCGGCGTTATGGGTTGCTCCGTAACGGCGATCAAGCTCAGGGTGCATCGGGCAAAGGCTATTCTTGCGGCAGAGCTTTCCGATTTAAGAGATGAAACCGGGGACAATTAG